The Micropterus dolomieu isolate WLL.071019.BEF.003 ecotype Adirondacks linkage group LG11, ASM2129224v1, whole genome shotgun sequence genomic interval AGGACACTCCATTAGCTCCTTTGTACTTGTAGGTAGGAACACTAAGGTAAAACCGTAAGTTTAGAAGGATGAGAGCCGAAAATGTAAACCAATCCACATGAAATAATCTGTGAGAtgttgcaaaaagagaaaacacagaggagCCAGTGtgttaatcaatattttttatattcttttgtagcaaaatgttttcacacataaatgtttttttctccttgtttttgaCCTAGAACCTCAGGTGAGAATCATGACTACATCGAGTCAAGTACACACTTAAATTGTATTCGTAGTTAGCAGAGTGGAAATGGATGTTACATGATGTCACAAGCAGAGAAAGCAggttaaagggtcagttcacccaaacgacaaaaaacattttctcttggATCTCATGCAGAAAAAGGGCTTTATTTATGCAGGTTTgttgagatttctgcctctacCCAAATACAGCAGAGGTGAAtgggattttgttttgtttggccAGATAGCTcaaaatttatattaaaaagcCTCAGTGAAACAATTTGTTGTCAGGAATAACTGTGGTGAGGCTTCATTTCACATGGGTCCATTATTTCCCAATAATTTTCTAGGAGGTTcctagaaaaaaaagaacatgtaaTTTGGCACTAATTACAGGAAAAACATAGACAAAGTTCTTAGAGTCATTAGAGTCGTAAGAGttgttgatttccaaaggaattTCTTTTACATCACTGTTCCATTTAAACACGCAGTCAGTATTCACTGggttacaaaaatgtattttccatgTTGGTTTCCCTTTAGACAAATTTCACACTGTCATACACATTTTGTATTTACTGCAGCAGAACTATGCACTGTATGTAGGAAACACCCATGTTGGTGGGAATGAAAGAACATTTCACCTGTTTGTATTTCTGGACACCAATAGAGCTTCATGAAACAGAGAAATTAGAAATATTTATCCCCATAAAGAATGGATATCCCCAGAGATATTAATAgctattatgatataaatgttACTCTAACCTAACTGTATTGAGGAAGAGGTAGACATCTCACTGAAGAACATCTTAAAACCCGGGCAAGTTAAGCCAAGAGTAGCAACATGGCTAGATGCCACTATAAGTAAGTcagaaaatatgtatttttattatttggctGGACTGATCCAAAACTGCCAGTCCTTCTTGTAGTATCATGTAATAACCCATTTCAGTGAGCCAACAAACAATGACCAAGTTGGTACACCACAGTAAAGCACCTTCTCACTGTTTgcttcacataaaaataaaagtactactGCACGATATCCCCCCCTTTACATTCTCACCCAGttattgtacaaaaaaaatgcCAATATACAGAACGTTACACCCAAGgaagaaaacaataataaaaaaatgatgACCACCCCACATCTTGAAATGCAGCAGAGACCCACAAGATATTGAgaaaggcattaaaatgtgtagGGATGTGTCCGTTGATCGTAGGCAGTAATCTGAACAGCCCCTAATTCAGTTATCTTACTGCAATGTACAGCTCTGTATGAAAGTGAATGAAAGATAAATGGTTCCTTTGATGAAACAATTCCAATATTACATGAACCAACAAAGGTTCTGTATCATGCAATCTGGAGTTTTCAGCAGTTTGGCCCTTGCCATTCTCTTCACTTAACATCCTCTTCTAAGAAGCATAATAAGCTTAATCAAGGTAAGAGACTTCAATTTGGACTCATTCTGCCATTTAAACGTCCTCTCTTGTTTGTGTTACCTAAAGAGAATTATAGCCGAATAATATATCCTGCTGTGTGTTTAAGCAAATGATTAAGCGGACTTGATGGATTTAAAAGACTATTCCTGTCTGGCAACTGTAATATGTGCTGTAACATGTGATGATAGCATCTGAAACCATACCTCAAGGCATACACTCCTCCAGGGATCACCAGCGTTAACCAACGGAGAGTGTCAAAGAATTTTTTGTTACATCAGGAATTCAACCTGAGCTGGAAACATACTAAAATTGATTGGTTGGAgactttatttaattatttgaagCATTTCCAATCAAGGAAAGGACTTTTTGTTCCGAGCTGTTTGTTATCCATCTTGTgcatttggttttgttgtatttcCATTTGCTTTCAAATATAAATAACCTCATATGATACATTACCTGAGGTAGAAATACAAGACTGGCTTGTTGTGGTTCAGTGTCACCGACATCTAGAGCATTGGAGCATCCTCTTATTTGAAAATAAGTCATGTTTTCAATTTGTGACTGATTGTAATTTGACTGAAAGTACCATTGGATGACGTAAAACAGCTGTATGtaacttctgtgttgttttttttgatcACTGACAATTATAACCTCATCAAAGAACTATGCCTCTGTCTGCTGATGACgtcaaatgaaaatgaacataaaaatgactttgttttaattttctcttcACTCCTCTTGTCCTTCTTTCTACTGTTGCAGTAGTCCCATTTCATGCTGACGGTCCAAGACATTGTGATGCACATCCAGTTCACCACAGTCGAGGCAAATCCTCTTGGTATTCAGTTCTTTTGATAATAACGTAGTAAATCCAATTTGAATTTCTCATCTATCTTCCCACCCCCCCTTTCTCTCAGAGATACTCTCACGTGCCCTGTGGATAAGGAATTATTCCATCTGCACAATCCAAGATTCCATGTTGTTTTAAATGGGAACAATATTTCAGATACAGTTAGACATGGTCAGAGACTTGAGATCATGGCCATAAATCTATTGATTTGAGTGTCTTTTCTCACATAATTACTTAGACAGTATTCACATGGATGAACTTCATGCAATACCCAAAGCCAGATTCCCTCTGGAACGTCCCTGCCCCTACACTCATGTTCCTTTAGTTCCTGATATAGATTTATTGTTTGGCCATGGACCTCACAGTTAGACCGACTGCACTCAAACTGTGCTTTCCATCACCCACTCAGAGCTCTCAAAAGTGGGCTTCTCATCCTCACTGTCATCATACTGCAGCAGCATGCCATTAACAGACAGACTGCGCTTAGTCCAGATGTTACTGATCCTGCGAGGGTAGCTACTGCGACACTGTGTGGCCCCCACATGACCCATGTCAAACGAGTGGCTCCTCTTGGGCTTGCCCTCCTGTGGCAGCCCTAGGAGACGTCCAAGCATGGTGGTGGACTCAGCCCTCCCGAGCAGGGGTTCTTTATCGGACGGGGGTGCCTTAGCCACTGATATCATAGCAttggaggtggtggaggggCCAGAAGCCCCTTGGTGGTCCCTCGCTACCCCTCGCAGTTCCAGTGAGGTGAAGGCCCCTAAAAGGTGGTCCAGGTTTGGCCGTGCTTTGGCGCTGTGTCCGTGCCTCCTGAACTTGCTGGGCAGGGTGCTGCATTCACTGCCCTGCATGCTGTAGCGGTCGCCAGCCCCCCTTCCTGTTTGGCTGTCTAATGAGTTAGAAGAAGATGAGGATGAAGAGAGACTACTCTGGAGGGATCCACACTTGAACTCTACCATTTCCTCACGCATGACCACCACGGTGGATTTGACCTGTGGCGGGGCACCGTTGAACCTGTTCAACCCTCCATTGGTCTGTGAGTATGTGTTGCTCACAGTGGGTAATTTATTAGTCTGGATGCCACTAGTCACCTTATACCGCAccatgaggatgatgatgaataCCAATAGCGTGGCCACAATGATGCCACCTATGACCAGGATCATGGTGCCGCCTAGGAAGCCACTGTGAAGAGACTGGCACTGCGGGTAGTCTTCCCTGGTGATGAACTGGACACAGCCGACAATGTTGGTGGCAGTGAGGGTGGTGGCAATGTCATCCCAAATGGCCAAGACACAGAGGTCATACTGCATCCCTGGGACAAGATTTGTGACTATGAAGGCTCTGTTGGTCATGGGAATCATCCTGAaaagaggtagagagacagagagacactgcATTAAAAATCCAGACCTATTGCTATGGGAGTTCAAGACAAGGGTAGAGAGCTTTAGTGTTAACTCTGGCTTAGTCTGTTATGCTGGGGCAGATCAAAGAAATAGCCAAAATGAAGCATGCTAAGTAGCTATTTATATGCACAGAGTAATTCAGAAAGATGACATTATTGGTCCCAGTATATCCCATTTGATATGCATGAAGAAATAGTAATGAGATAAGTGGCCAATGGccaatttttaaatattattttggctaaatgtaattttttgtaCATTCCATTTATCATATATTCAGTTGTTTCAACTCACTCTGTTATAATTCCAGATATTAATATCTATATACCGGTTATACCGCGTACCTACGGTATAACCAATGCATATATATACGGCAGCGTGATGACAGATGCAACACCATAGCATGTAGCAAGTAACTACAAATCAGCACAGGatggttttgttttcttgttgcaGTGGTGAAATCAACTGGTGAAATTCAACACTCATCTAAAAATCTAAATCCACAATATACCATAGGTATCTACGGCAGGACTTGCTTTAAGCCCTTACATCAACTATGAATCCAGCTTTAACCAATAGTTTTAATTGCCAATGCAAAGAAATACCTAACCTTAAAGGCTAAATGAGTATTTGTGAGTTGCTGTTTGTAAACACACAATTCATTCCCCCCCTGCCCTTAGCGAGAGAGAGCGAAATTTTATTGAGTGAGCTAGAAAGTCAATGATAAAAAGGAATGCTGTTTGCAACAACAAAGCAGTGAatcagataaataaaacattattttctgacGGTGATTAcctctaaaacaaaaataaacacgaCCACCCCTCTCCACAACCCTGCAGGACGGCGCTGCATTGCCGGATTCTATGTGAAAGCAGCTGAAGCCATGCTTCATTCTATCTGCTAGCTCctgctctgcatgtgtgtgtagctcagccccgcccctccatcaaacagacacacagacctgCAGCTCTTTCTACATCTCACATAGTCACACTCCCTTTTAGCGTTGTGCCAGCACTGGAGATACATCCATGACTCATCCATGACACATCCATGGCACCCTTTTCTGGCAACGAGGTTGCATTAGTTATCCTTTGATTAGACATGCTAATATTTTAGAAAATCTTCCCTCAACAGTAATCCACTAAATACTATATATCAGTCATTCACGACCAGAGATACTTGTACCCCAGGGGGTAGCAGAGAAGTTGAACTAGAAAAcaaaagttaataaaaaaaatagattcaGTGTATATGCCACGGCAAGTGGTAGTATTGCTAAGATCACTATTTCTTGTATGATAAAGTAATTTTTTCCATATCcacttttatattattaatagtgttaaataaactaaaaacacatatttagaATATGGCAGACAGTATCAGTTAATTCAGTGACAAGGTAGGGAACCACCACTATCTATACACTTAAGCTATAAAACATGGTGTAACAATCATTGACTATTAGAAACTGCATTTCATATGGGTAGAAAATGGTCCTTAAAGGGTCTATATTCGTATAGTCATCTATAAATAGATTCCTCAGTCAATGTTGGCTTGCATTTATCCTAGAGTACATGCATCCAAAGCTTTGATCCCTCTGAAGCACCTCCACCACAGTGTCCAGACACCAGCAGCGGGGCTGCAGTCCATTATTCATCCATAATTGCCTTTTCCCATAACTAGGAAGAAGCTGTGTTGGCTCACGTGTTTGAGAAAACTAAAGCAATGCAATCTTTCTCTTCCCCCACGTGGCTCCGATTGATTTTTAATCGTGCTATTGCTTGAGTGCAGGCAGTGCCCTGGGAAACTGTGTCGGCCAACGGGAGAAGCGCGGTAGGTGTACATGTGCGAGTAATGAACACATATCGATATTAATTCAAACACAGCAGTTGGCGTCTGTGGGCTTTATCTTTTTTCCTTCTAGCTCCTAATTTGTCTTCTGACATGCAAAAGGACTGCACATCCATTATTTTATTAGAGTATATAAATCTATTCAAGGTCATTTTTCTGCTGTATATAAACCACATACtgtagttatccaaggaaggttaaataAGCACcaactggacttggctgaagatacttgaagacgttacgcctctcatccaagaggcgtCTTCAGTTCATGGCCTCATGGAAAGGTCTCTGagtgtcttcaaccaagtccagttgaaCCTGATTTAatcttccttggataactaatGTGTGGATGACTGACACTCTTCACAGACATTCTACATACTGTAGTGTACTAATTATGAAGCAgaaatttttttaaagcatcaaATCACATAACAAGGGCAATTTGAAAGTTAGCACTTATGTTCAGCAAGTGTGGTCAAACTGAGAAAATCACCATAATATATAGGCTATTATCTAAATgagaaattaacaaaataatgggcatgtttaaatgtaaaaatatgctGTAGTGATTGTTAGTAATGATTATTGACTGACAACAGTATCAGGAATGCCATTATAATTTTCAGGCAAATAATTTAGCTGCTGCAAATCAATTAATGAGGAGAAAAAATGCAGTTTATAAAGCACACATTAGTGTCATGTTTGCAATTTTGATGACATTAGAGAACAAATTATAAAAGGCATTTACAAGAACTGCAGATGAGTCATCCACTGTTTCCATCACCGGGGGAAAAAAGGTACTGAAAATACATATTGTTCTCTCTCCTCTGGCATGGCAAACTGGCACACAGCACGCAAGCAAGGAAATCAGATAAACACCATGTTATTGAATTCACAGGGATGGGGAGTTGCATTCACAGTGTTTGAACAAAGTATCTTCAATATTGTGTACAGTTCTAGTCTCATATTCTGAGCTAATAACCAGACTTTTTGATTTCCCATATTCTGTCAATTACCTCTCATTAAACAGCTGTTTGCTGGAATGTACAGCAGAGGTAAATTGTGCAGAACTAAGGCACAGCATCAATTATTGGATGAGGTGTTGCTAAAGGGATTCACCATCAGTTGTCCGTGTTGGAGGAAACATGAAGCTGACACAAATGTGCTACTTTACCAATTTTCATAGAATTCTGATACCGTAAATATCATCTTTGTCCAAAGGGGTAGTAATTCTTTGATTCTGTGGTTGTGTATATGAGCACTCAGCCACTGGAGCCCAAGGGGATACCGAACACTCATACAGGATTCATAAAATAATtatctttatgtttgtttgtagaGCACAGCCTAGTATATCTGGTATTTTTTAACGTCTTCCCCAAATTGATTTAATGTTAAAACAGCAATGCTCTTCCAGCTCAATTATCTTGGTTGAATGTCACTACTTTCACTGTCTCATTTGACAGGAAATTGATTTCACAGAGCCCAAAGATCTACAGCTACAGTCTCCAAGCTTACACTTTATGTACTTGAGCAGCTTAGGAAGGATACGTTAAAATGAGGGTCTATAATCCTCTTCTTCTTGAATTTCTAATTAATGGTTCAGGGCAAGGATTTCACTTTGGATTTCCTTTTTCCGAAAGATGTGCACTTGAGGTTCATTGTTTTGGTGAAGGCAATTGCAAATTCAAGGAAAAAACGAAATAAATCTCAAGAAGGATTAAGGAAAATTCATGTTGATCTCTGAGTAACACTTCAAAGAAACTGACTGTTTCAAATAACCACCCATCAAACAATTAGCAAAAGACTCCAGAGAGGCCTCAGCTACTGCTTATGTAATGTGTATTCCAGTTTCCTGAATCATTCTTACCTGTAAATGAGGACTTCATCTTCTGAGCAGTTGTACTGGAGCTGATACATTTTGACCTTTGGAGTTGATTTGGTAACTGTCCACTTGACCAGAGCAGAGACGGCGGTCACTTCTGATACAGACACCACCTTCTCCGGCAGAGGTTTAGGCTCCCCTTTACTGATCTTGGTGGAGCTAGTTATGTCTGAAAGCCCTGACTTGGACTGTGTGGTACGGTTTGTACCATTACTCAGATGGGGGAGTTGAATGATTGAAAGCTCAATCGAGGCCGTTGATTCCCCAGCAGCGTTGGCAGCTATGCAAGTAAAGGTCCCGTAATCCTTGGATGTGGTCACTGTAATGTCCAAGGTGCCATTTTCGTATACTGTTGCTCGGGAGGAATTGCTGATCAAACGGTCATCAGGAGCAACCCAGTGCACAGTTGGCATCGGATCGCCGACTGCTTTGCAGCGCAGGCTAGCAGTTTGGCCCTCCAGCACTAGTAGCTTGTGTGTATGTTGCGTGATTAGGGGCGGCTCACAGACAAACTCCTCCTCGCGAACAGACCAAAAGTATCGCCCCTTTACACTGGCAGGAGAAGCGCATGTTTCCATATCATCCTCACGCTCCAGCCTTCGAAGCCACAGCACTTCGCAGTTGCAGTGCAATGGATTTCCACCAAAGCTTAGAGAAAGTGGAGGTGCGTAAGGAGTGCTCATCACTACATTGCTTTGGGAGCGCGCAAAGATGGGGTCCGGTGGAAGCTTCTGGAGACGGTTGGAGGTGAGGTCCAAGCGGGCCAGTTTATCCAGATCTGTAAAAGTCCCCTCTGCAATGAAGGAGATGAGGTTATGATCCAGACTCATCTGATGGAGGTTGACCATCTTGCGGATGGCTTCCCAAGGCACACTGCGCAAGTTGTTATATGACAAATCCAGATCCTCGAGTGTCAGTAACAAGTCGTCAAAGGTTGCTTTGGAGATCTGACTCAGCTGATTGTTGTTGAGGATCAGGTGCTGCAGGTTGACCAGCCCTCGGAGATCGTCTGGTCCCAGCTCAGTCAACCGGTTACTGTCAAGGTGCAGGGATCTCAGGGTCTCCAGGTCAATGAAAGAGAAAGGCTGGATGGCGCTGATGGTGTTGCGGGACAAGGTGAGATCTACCAGACCTGTCATGTTGGCAAAGTCCTGAGTGGTGATCTTGAGGATGAAGTTGCCTCCCAACCGTAGCTCCACAGTTCGCCGGTCGATGTCCAGGGGGACGAAGAGCAGGCCTTTGGAGGGGCACAGAGTCCCCAGAGACTCTGAGAGGTTCTGGCAGACACAGTATTTGGGACATGCATGGACCATCGTAACTGCGGTTCCCAGAAGCAGGAGACTGATGACCACTTTGTCCATGTTAATTTATACAAAGTGGACCTgcgaaaacaaaagaaaacaacagttcaATTTGATTTTTCACTTGTTTAGTGAGATGTAAtcattacaataaaataatccTCACATCCAGATACATTTTCACTTACTCAGATGCAAAACATAAGAAACAGTTgtcgttgtgtgtgtgtatgtgtgtgtgtgtgtgtgtgtgtgtgtgtgtgtagtagcaCCCATTAACAGGTCAGATAAAATATTACCATGTAGGCAAAATTGCTCACTTGATGAGCTGGTCTGATTGTCATCCTTGAGGAAGATATCATTAATATTCTCCATTGTAATATTCATATCTATGTCTTTTGCAATGCAAAGGAGGTGTGAGGAATCAGATGAAGATTCTCTAAATGAAGCCCGGGATTAAACAGTGCTAAGAAGCTATTTTTAATGACGCACATGCTTATACAGTAAGCTGTCATTACAGATATACGGTTATGCATGCAGCAGGAACTAATTCAAGTGTAGGGCACATGCATGTATATGCATTGAGCAATGAGTAAGCTTTTCATTGGAATGCTCCATCATCTTGCCAATGTAAATGTGGAAAAGGAGTAGGATTGAAGGTCCGGTCTGCATGTTAACTGACAGTGTCTTCCTCTTTGTGGATGACTTTAtcattttgtcatatttgttccCTTTCCCCATCATGTATACAGGTTTGGCAAATGATAATGCAGTCTGGAAAATATATTTCACAAGTGACAGGTGTTAGACTCGTCAGAGTTGGCTGATAAATTCAGCACGCAACTGTGAACGTCTTAACAGCCCTCACACCTGGCTGACTCCTCCAAATGGATGGCCACACTTGGCTTCATCCAACTAGCTTTTAATTCCCCCAGACAATTATATCATTAATTCCTAATACACTCAAAACCTAAAAATCTATTTCaatcatgtcttttttttacacCAGCAATATTTATTAATGGAAACCAGCCTTCTAGTCTGCATGGCTCTCAGGAGAACCATGGGGAAGGACAgatgtaatgtttttatgttaacCACATGTTTGTGCTATCATTCATTCGTTATAAGTGTGTGAGACGCTGGTCGAAGCATGAGGACTCCTTATCTTCCACTACCCTGTAACACCCCTTTATGTG includes:
- the LOC123979172 gene encoding leucine-rich repeat and fibronectin type-III domain-containing protein 2; amino-acid sequence: MDKVVISLLLLGTAVTMVHACPKYCVCQNLSESLGTLCPSKGLLFVPLDIDRRTVELRLGGNFILKITTQDFANMTGLVDLTLSRNTISAIQPFSFIDLETLRSLHLDSNRLTELGPDDLRGLVNLQHLILNNNQLSQISKATFDDLLLTLEDLDLSYNNLRSVPWEAIRKMVNLHQMSLDHNLISFIAEGTFTDLDKLARLDLTSNRLQKLPPDPIFARSQSNVVMSTPYAPPLSLSFGGNPLHCNCEVLWLRRLEREDDMETCASPASVKGRYFWSVREEEFVCEPPLITQHTHKLLVLEGQTASLRCKAVGDPMPTVHWVAPDDRLISNSSRATVYENGTLDITVTTSKDYGTFTCIAANAAGESTASIELSIIQLPHLSNGTNRTTQSKSGLSDITSSTKISKGEPKPLPEKVVSVSEVTAVSALVKWTVTKSTPKVKMYQLQYNCSEDEVLIYRMIPMTNRAFIVTNLVPGMQYDLCVLAIWDDIATTLTATNIVGCVQFITREDYPQCQSLHSGFLGGTMILVIGGIIVATLLVFIIILMVRYKVTSGIQTNKLPTVSNTYSQTNGGLNRFNGAPPQVKSTVVVMREEMVEFKCGSLQSSLSSSSSSSNSLDSQTGRGAGDRYSMQGSECSTLPSKFRRHGHSAKARPNLDHLLGAFTSLELRGVARDHQGASGPSTTSNAMISVAKAPPSDKEPLLGRAESTTMLGRLLGLPQEGKPKRSHSFDMGHVGATQCRSSYPRRISNIWTKRSLSVNGMLLQYDDSEDEKPTFESSEWVMESTV